A section of the Saccharopolyspora gregorii genome encodes:
- a CDS encoding ATP-dependent Clp protease ATP-binding subunit: protein MFERFTDRARRVVVLAQEEARMLNHNYIGTEHILLGLIHEGEGVAAKALESLGIALEGVRQQVEEIIGQGQQAPSGHIPFTPRAKKVLELSLREALQLGHNYIGTEHILLGLIREGEGVAAQVLVKLGADLNRVRQQVLQLLSGYQGKEPAEAGGRGEGTPSSSLVLDQFGRNLTQSARESKLDPVIGRDKEIERIMQVLSRRTKNNPVLIGEAGVGKTAVVEGLAQKVVKGEVPETLKDKQLYTLDLGSLVAGSRYRGDFEERLKKVLKEIKTRGDIILFIDEIHTLVGAGAAEGAIDAASILKPMLARGELQTIGATTLEEYRKYVEKDPALERRFQPIQVGEPSLEHTIEILKGLRDRYEAHHRVSITDGALVAASTLADRYINDRYLPDKAIDLIDEAGARMRIRRMTAPPDLREFDEKIADVRRDKESAIDGQDFERAARLRDEEKTLLGQKEERETQWKAGDLDVVAEVDDEQIAEVLANWTGIPVFKLTEEETTRLLRMEDELHKRIIGQDDAVKAVSQAIRRTRAGLKDPKRPSGSFIFAGPSGVGKTELSKALAEFLFGDDDALVQIDMGEFHDRYTASRLFGAPPGYVGYEEGGQLTEKVRRKPFSVVLFDEIEKAHQEIYNTLLQVLEDGRLTDGQGRTVDFKNTVLIFTSNLGTQDISKAVGLGFSAGNSADSNYERMKSKVHEEMKKHFRPEFLNRIDDVIVFHQLTENEIIQMVDLLAGRVEKALRGKDMSLELTTKAKKLLAKRGFDPVLGARPLRRTIQRDIEDRLSEKILFGEIEAGQIVIVDVDNWDGEGKDDEAVFTFRGEQKPSTVPDSPPVDLASSGGSAEESSREDNSEE, encoded by the coding sequence ATGTTCGAGAGGTTCACCGACCGCGCGAGGCGGGTGGTCGTCCTGGCCCAAGAAGAGGCCCGGATGCTCAACCACAACTACATCGGCACCGAGCACATCCTCCTGGGCTTGATCCACGAGGGTGAGGGTGTCGCCGCCAAGGCGCTGGAGTCGCTGGGGATCGCCCTGGAAGGCGTGCGGCAGCAGGTCGAGGAGATCATCGGCCAAGGCCAGCAGGCCCCGAGCGGTCACATCCCGTTCACCCCACGGGCCAAGAAGGTGCTGGAGCTGTCGCTGCGGGAGGCGTTGCAGCTCGGCCACAACTACATCGGGACCGAGCACATCCTGCTCGGGCTGATCCGCGAGGGCGAGGGCGTCGCCGCCCAGGTGCTCGTCAAGCTCGGCGCGGACCTGAACCGGGTGCGCCAGCAGGTGCTGCAGCTGCTGTCCGGGTACCAGGGCAAGGAGCCCGCCGAGGCCGGTGGCCGCGGCGAGGGCACCCCGTCGTCGTCGCTGGTCCTGGACCAGTTCGGCCGGAACCTGACGCAGAGCGCCCGCGAGTCGAAGCTCGACCCGGTCATCGGCCGGGACAAGGAGATCGAGCGCATCATGCAGGTGCTCTCGCGGCGCACTAAGAACAACCCGGTGCTCATCGGCGAGGCCGGCGTCGGCAAGACCGCCGTCGTCGAGGGCCTGGCGCAGAAGGTCGTCAAGGGCGAGGTGCCCGAGACGCTGAAGGACAAGCAGCTCTACACGCTCGACCTGGGCTCGCTGGTCGCCGGTTCCCGCTACCGCGGTGACTTCGAGGAGCGCCTGAAGAAGGTGCTCAAGGAGATCAAGACCCGCGGCGACATCATCCTGTTCATCGACGAGATCCACACCCTCGTCGGAGCGGGAGCGGCCGAAGGTGCCATAGACGCCGCGAGCATCCTCAAGCCGATGCTGGCCCGCGGTGAGCTGCAGACCATCGGTGCGACCACGCTCGAGGAGTACCGCAAGTACGTCGAGAAGGACCCGGCCCTGGAGCGCCGCTTCCAGCCGATCCAGGTCGGCGAGCCCTCGCTGGAACACACCATCGAGATCCTCAAGGGCCTGCGCGACCGGTACGAGGCGCACCACCGGGTGTCCATCACCGACGGCGCGCTGGTCGCGGCCTCGACGCTGGCGGACCGGTACATCAACGACCGCTACTTGCCGGACAAGGCGATCGACCTGATCGACGAGGCCGGGGCCCGGATGCGCATCCGCCGGATGACCGCTCCGCCGGACCTGCGCGAGTTCGACGAGAAGATCGCCGACGTGCGCCGGGACAAGGAGTCGGCCATCGACGGCCAGGACTTCGAGCGGGCCGCGCGCCTCCGCGACGAGGAGAAGACCCTCCTCGGGCAGAAGGAGGAGCGCGAGACCCAGTGGAAGGCCGGTGACCTGGACGTCGTCGCGGAGGTCGACGACGAGCAGATCGCCGAGGTGCTGGCCAACTGGACCGGCATCCCCGTCTTCAAGCTCACCGAGGAGGAGACCACCCGTCTGCTCCGCATGGAGGACGAGCTGCACAAGCGGATCATCGGCCAGGACGACGCGGTCAAGGCCGTGTCCCAGGCGATCCGCCGCACCCGCGCCGGGCTGAAGGACCCGAAGCGTCCCTCGGGCTCGTTCATCTTCGCCGGTCCGTCCGGTGTCGGTAAGACCGAGCTGTCGAAGGCGCTGGCCGAGTTCCTGTTCGGCGACGACGACGCGCTCGTGCAGATCGACATGGGTGAGTTCCACGACCGCTACACCGCCTCGCGGCTGTTCGGCGCCCCTCCGGGCTACGTCGGCTACGAGGAGGGCGGCCAGCTCACCGAGAAGGTCCGCCGCAAGCCGTTCTCCGTGGTCCTGTTCGACGAGATCGAGAAGGCCCACCAGGAGATCTACAACACGCTGCTGCAGGTGTTGGAGGACGGCCGCCTGACCGACGGCCAGGGCCGCACGGTGGACTTCAAGAACACGGTGCTGATCTTCACCTCGAACCTCGGGACCCAGGACATCTCGAAGGCCGTGGGCCTCGGGTTCTCCGCGGGCAACTCCGCCGACTCGAACTACGAGCGGATGAAGTCCAAGGTCCACGAGGAGATGAAGAAGCACTTCCGTCCGGAGTTCCTCAACCGGATCGACGACGTCATCGTCTTCCACCAGCTCACCGAGAACGAGATCATCCAGATGGTCGACCTCCTCGCGGGCCGGGTGGAGAAGGCGCTGCGGGGCAAGGACATGTCCCTGGAGCTGACGACGAAGGCGAAGAAGCTGCTCGCCAAGCGCGGCTTCGACCCGGTGCTGGGTGCCCGGCCGCTGCGCCGCACCATCCAGCGCGACATCGAGGACCGGCTGTCCGAGAAGATCCTGTTCGGCGAGATCGAAGCCGGCCAGATCGTCATCGTGGACGTCGACAACTGGGACGGCGAGGGCAAGGACGACGAGGCGGTGTTCACCTTCCGCGGTGAGCAGAAGCCGTCCACCGTCCCGGACTCGCCGCCGGTGGACCTGGCGTCCTCGGGCGGTTCCGCGGAGGAGTCCTCGCGGGAGGACAACTCCGAGGAGTGA
- a CDS encoding DUF397 domain-containing protein, with protein sequence MDYDTGWLKSSRSSGTSNMCVEVRLTARCVLVRDSKDPEGGRLDVGHAAWRRFLAELPSVD encoded by the coding sequence ATGGACTACGACACCGGTTGGTTAAAGAGCTCGCGCAGTTCCGGCACCAGCAACATGTGCGTCGAGGTGCGGTTGACTGCGCGGTGCGTGCTCGTGCGGGATTCGAAGGACCCGGAGGGCGGGCGGCTCGACGTCGGGCACGCCGCTTGGCGCCGGTTCCTCGCCGAGCTGCCGAGCGTCGACTGA
- a CDS encoding DUF5753 domain-containing protein has protein sequence MRGPLRVRHPARTTVTRVGSPEPKDIALVLTETALDQVVGSPEVLRGQLEHLLGLGARDDVTVQVVPRSVPNNPVLGEGLITLDFGAAAPRIAFKGSHAPATYYDHEEGTTPMFRAMDRLRELASSPEESVVLLSEKLRGVQ, from the coding sequence GTGCGGGGGCCGCTTCGCGTTCGGCACCCGGCTCGAACAACAGTGACGCGTGTTGGAAGCCCCGAACCCAAGGACATCGCGTTGGTGCTGACCGAAACGGCCCTCGACCAGGTCGTCGGCAGCCCGGAGGTGTTGCGCGGCCAGCTTGAGCACCTGCTCGGACTCGGTGCGCGGGATGACGTCACCGTTCAGGTCGTCCCGCGCAGCGTGCCGAACAACCCCGTGCTGGGCGAAGGGCTGATCACGCTGGACTTCGGTGCGGCAGCGCCGAGGATCGCTTTCAAAGGTAGTCATGCCCCCGCGACCTACTACGATCATGAAGAGGGCACGACACCGATGTTCCGCGCGATGGATCGCTTGCGAGAACTGGCGTCTTCTCCGGAGGAGTCGGTCGTGCTCCTGTCCGAGAAGTTGAGGGGCGTGCAGTGA
- a CDS encoding type III pantothenate kinase — protein MLLALDVGNTNITLGLYDTGSEDPRGGLVRDWRMRTEPRMTADEMALTVRGLLGEHAERITGISALSTVPALLRELRVMLGRYWDGVPRIVVEPGVRTGVPLLVDNPKEVGADRVINTLAAHHLHATNCVVVDFGTSTNVDVISAKGEFLGGAFAPGVEISLDALASRAAQLRKVELTRPRSVIGKNTVECLQSGILFGFAGQVDGLVRRIVAELGSTHGGTAAVLATGGLAPLVVAESQTITHHVPDLTLLGLRLVYDRNFR, from the coding sequence GTGCTGCTCGCGCTGGACGTCGGTAACACCAACATCACCCTCGGCCTGTACGACACCGGTTCCGAGGATCCCCGCGGTGGCCTGGTGCGGGACTGGCGGATGCGCACCGAACCGCGGATGACGGCCGACGAGATGGCGCTGACCGTGCGCGGGCTCCTCGGCGAGCACGCCGAGCGGATCACCGGCATCTCGGCGCTGTCCACGGTCCCGGCGCTGCTGCGCGAGCTGCGCGTGATGCTCGGCCGCTACTGGGACGGGGTGCCGCGGATCGTGGTGGAGCCGGGCGTGCGCACCGGGGTCCCGCTGCTGGTCGACAACCCGAAGGAGGTCGGCGCGGACCGGGTGATCAACACCCTCGCCGCGCACCACCTGCACGCGACGAACTGCGTGGTGGTCGACTTCGGCACGTCCACGAACGTCGACGTGATCTCCGCGAAGGGCGAGTTCCTCGGCGGGGCGTTCGCGCCGGGGGTGGAGATCTCGCTGGACGCGCTCGCCTCGCGGGCCGCGCAGCTGCGCAAGGTGGAGCTGACCCGGCCGCGGTCGGTGATCGGCAAGAACACGGTGGAATGCCTGCAGTCGGGCATCCTGTTCGGTTTCGCCGGACAGGTCGACGGGCTGGTGCGGCGGATCGTGGCCGAACTGGGCTCGACCCACGGAGGGACGGCGGCGGTGCTGGCCACGGGTGGCCTGGCGCCGCTGGTGGTCGCCGAATCGCAGACCATCACCCACCACGTGCCGGACCTGACGCTGCTGGGCCTGCGGCTGGTGTACGACCGCAACTTCCGCTGA
- a CDS encoding histone-like nucleoid-structuring protein Lsr2 has product MAQKVTVTLVDDLDGGQADETVEFALDGVSYQIDLSNDNASELRDALSGYVSSARRAGGRKKPGPRPAAAGRAAGGSTSADREQNQAIREWARKRGLKVSDRGRIPADIVDQYHKAN; this is encoded by the coding sequence ATGGCGCAGAAGGTTACGGTCACGCTCGTCGACGATCTCGACGGCGGCCAGGCCGATGAAACGGTCGAGTTCGCGTTGGACGGCGTCTCGTACCAGATCGACCTTTCCAACGACAATGCGAGCGAGCTGCGCGACGCGCTGTCCGGCTACGTCTCCAGCGCGCGTCGCGCGGGCGGGCGGAAGAAGCCCGGCCCGCGCCCCGCTGCGGCCGGTCGCGCCGCGGGCGGCTCCACCAGCGCGGATCGGGAGCAGAACCAGGCCATCCGGGAATGGGCCCGCAAGCGCGGCCTGAAGGTCTCGGACCGCGGCCGGATCCCCGCGGACATCGTGGACCAGTACCACAAGGCGAACTGA
- the panD gene encoding aspartate 1-decarboxylase, whose protein sequence is MFRTMLKSKIHRATVTQADLHYVGSVTVDADLMDAADLLEGEQVAIVDVTNGARLETYVITGERGSGVIGINGAAAHLVRPGDLVILIAYGVMDEMEARSYRPKVIFVDADNAVLERGTDPAAAPADSGLVSGAASAETDDAAKLDALLAAPEA, encoded by the coding sequence ATGTTCCGCACCATGCTCAAGTCCAAGATCCACCGCGCCACGGTGACCCAGGCCGACCTGCACTACGTCGGTTCGGTGACGGTGGACGCCGACCTGATGGACGCCGCCGACCTGCTGGAGGGCGAGCAGGTCGCCATCGTCGACGTCACCAACGGCGCCCGGCTGGAGACCTACGTGATCACCGGCGAGCGCGGCTCGGGCGTGATCGGCATCAACGGGGCCGCGGCGCACCTGGTGCGGCCCGGCGACCTGGTGATCCTCATCGCCTACGGGGTGATGGACGAGATGGAGGCCCGCTCCTACCGGCCGAAGGTCATCTTCGTGGACGCCGACAACGCCGTGCTGGAGCGCGGCACCGACCCGGCCGCGGCCCCCGCGGACTCCGGCCTGGTCAGCGGTGCCGCGTCGGCGGAGACGGACGACGCCGCGAAGCTGGACGCGCTGCTCGCGGCCCCCGAGGCCTGA
- a CDS encoding FecCD family ABC transporter permease, translating to MSRSGTVGSPPGTERDAPEAPAARLGARRRRRLLGLGVLLGVLVVSCALSIAVGAKSIPLGDVWTELVAPAGSENALIIWELRLPRTVVGVLVGAALGLAGALMQGHTRNPIADPGILGITQGAALAVVLAVYAFGISSLFGYIWFGFGGALLGALAVFAIGSMGRAGATPVTLALAGMAISALLQALTSALVLSDQQSLDTYRFWKVGSIAVTDPAVIWQVLPFLVVGLVLGLANSTGLNALSLGDDVARGLGHRVEVTRRLGVLAIAVLVGASAAVCGPISFVGLVVPHIARFFTGADHRWLLPFAALMGSSLVLLADIAGRLVARPAEVQVGVMLAMVGAPFFIALVRRRKLVRL from the coding sequence TTGAGCCGCAGCGGAACCGTCGGGAGCCCGCCCGGCACCGAGCGCGATGCGCCGGAAGCACCGGCCGCGCGGCTCGGCGCGCGCCGCAGGCGCAGGCTGCTCGGTCTGGGCGTGCTGCTCGGCGTGCTCGTGGTCAGCTGCGCGCTGAGCATCGCCGTCGGTGCCAAGTCCATCCCGCTCGGCGACGTGTGGACCGAGCTGGTCGCGCCCGCGGGCTCGGAGAACGCCCTGATCATCTGGGAGCTGCGGCTGCCGCGCACCGTCGTCGGCGTGCTCGTCGGCGCCGCGCTCGGGCTCGCCGGCGCGCTGATGCAGGGGCACACCCGCAACCCCATCGCCGACCCCGGCATCCTCGGCATCACCCAGGGCGCGGCGCTCGCGGTGGTGCTGGCGGTGTACGCGTTCGGCATCAGCAGCCTGTTCGGCTACATCTGGTTCGGCTTCGGCGGGGCGCTGCTGGGCGCGCTGGCGGTGTTCGCGATCGGCTCGATGGGCCGGGCCGGCGCCACCCCGGTGACGCTGGCGCTCGCGGGCATGGCGATCAGCGCGCTGCTGCAGGCGCTGACCTCGGCGCTGGTGCTCAGCGATCAGCAGAGCCTGGACACCTACCGCTTCTGGAAGGTCGGGTCGATCGCGGTCACCGATCCCGCGGTCATCTGGCAGGTGCTGCCGTTCCTGGTCGTCGGGCTCGTGCTGGGGCTGGCGAACTCGACCGGGCTCAACGCGCTGTCGCTGGGCGACGACGTGGCCCGCGGTCTCGGGCACCGGGTCGAGGTGACCCGGCGGCTCGGCGTGCTGGCGATCGCGGTGCTGGTGGGCGCCTCGGCCGCGGTGTGCGGGCCGATCAGCTTCGTGGGCCTGGTGGTGCCGCACATCGCGCGGTTCTTCACCGGCGCCGACCACCGCTGGCTGCTGCCCTTCGCGGCGCTGATGGGCTCGTCGCTGGTGCTGCTCGCGGACATCGCGGGCCGGTTGGTCGCGCGGCCGGCCGAAGTCCAGGTCGGGGTGATGCTGGCGATGGTCGGCGCCCCGTTCTTCATCGCGTTGGTGCGGCGCAGGAAGCTGGTGCGGCTGTGA
- a CDS encoding DedA family protein produces MHSTALAAAAAEPTGFAGWVVSVMETLGGPGAGLIIALENVFPPIPSELILPLAGFAASRGDMNIVSAVLWTTIGSIVGALVLYWLGASLGRDRMRRIAARLPLVKVADVDRTEAWFAKHGVKAVFLGRMIPLFRSFISLPAGVEKMALPTFVLFTALGSLIWNTLFVVAGYLLGENWYLVEEYAGIASKIVVGAVVVALIYFVVARLRRDRREQDAADDITDELPRISPDEIPTQQLPRIR; encoded by the coding sequence ATGCACTCGACCGCACTCGCCGCTGCCGCCGCCGAGCCGACCGGGTTCGCCGGTTGGGTCGTGAGCGTGATGGAGACCCTGGGCGGCCCCGGCGCCGGTCTGATCATCGCGCTGGAGAACGTGTTCCCGCCGATCCCCAGCGAGCTGATCCTGCCGCTGGCCGGGTTCGCCGCCAGCCGGGGCGACATGAACATCGTCTCGGCGGTGCTGTGGACGACGATCGGCTCGATCGTCGGCGCCCTCGTCCTGTACTGGCTGGGCGCCTCGCTCGGCCGGGACCGGATGCGGCGGATCGCCGCGCGGCTGCCGCTGGTGAAGGTCGCCGACGTCGACCGCACCGAGGCCTGGTTCGCGAAGCACGGGGTGAAGGCCGTGTTCCTGGGCCGGATGATCCCGCTGTTCCGCAGCTTCATCTCGCTGCCCGCCGGCGTGGAGAAGATGGCGCTGCCGACGTTCGTGCTGTTCACGGCCTTGGGCAGCCTGATCTGGAACACGCTGTTCGTGGTGGCCGGTTACCTGCTCGGCGAGAACTGGTACCTGGTCGAGGAGTACGCGGGGATCGCCTCCAAGATCGTCGTCGGTGCGGTCGTGGTGGCCCTCATCTACTTCGTCGTCGCCCGCCTCCGCCGCGACCGCCGCGAGCAGGACGCGGCCGACGACATCACCGACGAACTCCCCCGCATCTCCCCCGACGAGATCCCCACCCAGCAGCTCCCCCGCATCCGCTGA
- a CDS encoding ABC transporter ATP-binding protein — MTSPVSTPSQEAAGAGRRQRLQGERLRLAYGDRVVVDGLDIDVPDGTITAVIGPNGCGKSTVLRALARLLAPQSGQVLLDGKQIHKMPTKEVARVLGLLPQTPQAPEGLTVADLVARGRHPHQAWYRQWSSDDEQAVAEALELTGIGDLAERAVDELSGGQRQRAWLSMALAQGTDLLLLDEPTTYLDLAHQVEVLDLVGRLHDESGRTVVMVLHDLNLAARYADRLVAMRDGAIVAQGAPDEVLTEELLADVFNLNARVIPDPVTGTPMVVPIGGRAASTVRD, encoded by the coding sequence ATGACCTCACCCGTGTCCACACCCAGCCAGGAAGCGGCCGGTGCCGGGCGTCGGCAGCGGCTCCAGGGCGAGCGGCTGCGGCTGGCCTACGGCGATCGGGTCGTCGTGGACGGCCTCGACATCGACGTGCCGGACGGCACCATCACCGCCGTGATCGGCCCGAACGGTTGCGGCAAGTCCACGGTGCTGCGGGCGCTGGCCCGGTTGCTGGCGCCGCAGAGCGGGCAGGTGCTGCTCGACGGCAAGCAGATCCACAAGATGCCCACCAAGGAGGTCGCGCGCGTGCTCGGCCTGCTGCCGCAGACGCCGCAGGCGCCGGAGGGGCTCACGGTGGCGGACCTGGTCGCGCGCGGCAGGCACCCGCACCAGGCCTGGTACCGGCAGTGGTCCTCGGACGACGAGCAGGCGGTGGCGGAGGCGCTGGAGCTCACCGGCATCGGCGACCTCGCCGAGCGCGCGGTGGACGAGCTCTCCGGTGGCCAGCGCCAGCGCGCCTGGCTGTCGATGGCGCTGGCCCAGGGCACCGACCTGCTGCTGCTGGACGAGCCGACGACGTACCTGGACCTGGCGCACCAGGTGGAGGTGCTGGACCTGGTCGGCCGGTTGCACGACGAGAGCGGCCGCACCGTGGTGATGGTGCTGCACGACCTGAACCTGGCGGCTCGCTACGCGGACCGGCTGGTCGCGATGCGCGACGGTGCGATCGTCGCGCAGGGCGCGCCCGACGAGGTGCTCACTGAGGAATTGCTGGCGGACGTCTTCAACCTGAACGCCCGGGTCATCCCCGACCCGGTGACGGGTACGCCGATGGTGGTACCGATTGGTGGCAGAGCGGCGTCCACCGTGCGAGATTGA
- a CDS encoding FecCD family ABC transporter permease: MTQVLDAPGRRVAGRRPLRAGPVSGVLRPRPLLVLLGGLVVLLACVLLDIGLGEYQLSPGQVLVTLFGGGDYADHYVVFGLRMPRALTAVLVGAALGLSGAITQAVARNPLASPDMLGITSGAGAAAVAVIVFGGTAGALGGFAEAVGLPMIALAGGLVAGLAIYGLAYRGGVDSYRIVLVGVGVTALAGNAIYWLLTVGDVNDAGRAMVWLTGSLNARGWDHVVPTAIALAVLLPLTLLGAHALGALQFDDDTVRGLGLRRDLARGLLLLAAVVLASIATAAAGPVQFVALAAPQIALRLSRSARPPLVSSLVFGGALVVAADLLSRTAFGAAEMPVGIVTAILGAPYLIYLLIRRYREDRA; this comes from the coding sequence GTGACTCAGGTTCTCGACGCCCCCGGACGACGGGTCGCCGGTCGGCGACCGCTGCGGGCGGGGCCGGTCTCCGGGGTGCTGCGGCCGCGGCCGCTGCTGGTGCTGCTCGGCGGGCTGGTGGTGCTGCTGGCCTGCGTGCTGCTGGACATCGGGCTCGGCGAGTACCAGCTGAGCCCCGGGCAGGTGCTGGTCACGCTGTTCGGCGGCGGCGACTACGCCGATCACTACGTGGTGTTCGGGCTGCGGATGCCGCGGGCGCTGACCGCGGTGCTGGTGGGCGCGGCGCTGGGCCTGTCCGGCGCGATCACGCAGGCCGTGGCGCGCAACCCGCTGGCCAGCCCGGACATGCTCGGCATCACCTCCGGTGCCGGGGCCGCCGCGGTCGCGGTGATCGTGTTCGGCGGTACCGCGGGCGCGCTGGGCGGGTTCGCCGAGGCCGTGGGCCTGCCGATGATCGCGCTCGCCGGCGGGCTGGTGGCCGGGCTCGCGATCTACGGGCTGGCGTACCGCGGCGGGGTCGACTCGTACCGGATCGTGCTGGTCGGCGTGGGCGTCACCGCGCTCGCCGGGAACGCCATCTACTGGCTGCTCACGGTGGGCGACGTGAACGACGCCGGGCGGGCGATGGTGTGGCTGACGGGCAGCCTCAACGCCCGCGGCTGGGACCACGTGGTGCCGACGGCGATCGCGCTGGCCGTGCTGCTGCCGCTGACCCTGCTGGGCGCGCACGCGCTCGGCGCCCTGCAGTTCGACGACGACACGGTGCGCGGCCTCGGCCTGCGGAGGGACCTCGCGCGCGGCCTGCTGCTGCTCGCCGCCGTGGTGCTGGCCTCGATCGCGACCGCGGCGGCGGGCCCGGTGCAGTTCGTGGCGCTGGCGGCGCCGCAGATCGCGCTGCGGCTGTCCCGGTCCGCGCGGCCACCGCTGGTGTCCTCGCTGGTGTTCGGCGGCGCTCTGGTGGTGGCGGCCGACCTGCTGTCCAGGACGGCGTTCGGCGCGGCGGAGATGCCGGTGGGCATCGTCACCGCGATCTTGGGCGCGCCGTACCTGATCTACTTGCTCATCCGTCGGTACCGGGAGGACCGCGCATGA